A genomic segment from Amphiura filiformis chromosome 10, Afil_fr2py, whole genome shotgun sequence encodes:
- the LOC140162312 gene encoding uncharacterized protein yields the protein MPRHQREPKPSRNWCKAVQLFIVLVVLVGFIKPSSQQSTIDLHEYCTSKYFLKPSFIQLACKAYLSRDITDSKTVPTTSLDSGQRRPMTDPPRLGKRAHKRTVADMPRFNTGEEDALSLRKEVKEGSSQTRLTS from the exons ATGCCTAGACATCAGCGAGAACCAAAGCCTTCAAGAAATTGGTGCAAAGCCGTTCAATTATTCATTGTACTAGTGGTATTAGTTGGTTTTATCAAACCATCTTCACAACAATCAACTATAGATTTACATGAATATTGTACATCCAAATACTTTCTAAAGCCATCATTTATACAACTGGCATGCAAAGCCTATCTTAGCAGAGATATTACGGACAGTAAGACGGTGCCTACCACTTCTCTAGACAGCGGCC AAAGAAGACCAATGACTGATCCACCTCGTCTTGGAAAAAGAGCACACAAGCGAACCGTTGCAGACATGCCCAGGTTTAATACAGGAGAGGAAGACGCCCTATCGCTGAGAAAAGAGGTGAAAGAAGGCTCATCGCAGACCCGCCTAACCTCGTGA